The following are encoded in a window of Aromatoleum petrolei genomic DNA:
- a CDS encoding DUF2189 domain-containing protein — MDKSFNTLDRHFTLPHVRQVEVSRPLQWLRMGWDDMCANMGASLSYGVIFAVIGYVILAYATDMPYLFTAAISGFFLVGPLAAAGLYEISRRQERGEGASFVESIKGLREHGDHLLYYGAFLAFMLIGWERLSAILFALFYHGVTPDMSNFFRDVFLSGEYVHFVVSYLVVGGALAGLVFALSVVSVPMLMDRNSDMVTAMMTSARAVGFNLGAMAMWAALIVVLIGLGFATMMIGMVVLLPLVGHATWHAYKDLVE, encoded by the coding sequence ATGGACAAGTCGTTCAATACACTCGACCGTCACTTCACCCTGCCCCATGTCAGGCAGGTCGAAGTATCGCGACCGCTGCAGTGGCTGCGCATGGGCTGGGACGACATGTGCGCGAACATGGGCGCCAGCCTGAGCTACGGCGTGATCTTCGCGGTGATCGGCTACGTGATCCTCGCCTACGCGACGGACATGCCCTACCTGTTCACGGCAGCAATCTCGGGCTTCTTCCTCGTCGGACCGCTGGCCGCGGCCGGCTTGTATGAAATTTCGCGTCGCCAAGAACGCGGTGAAGGTGCGAGCTTCGTCGAATCGATCAAGGGATTGCGCGAGCACGGCGACCATCTGCTCTACTACGGCGCCTTTCTCGCCTTCATGTTGATCGGCTGGGAGCGCCTGTCGGCGATCCTGTTCGCGCTGTTCTATCACGGCGTGACGCCGGACATGTCGAACTTCTTCCGGGATGTGTTCCTCTCCGGCGAGTACGTGCACTTCGTCGTCTCCTACCTCGTCGTGGGCGGCGCGCTCGCCGGCCTCGTGTTCGCCCTGTCGGTCGTTTCGGTGCCGATGCTCATGGACCGCAACAGCGACATGGTCACCGCCATGATGACCAGCGCACGTGCGGTCGGTTTCAACCTCGGCGCGATGGCGATGTGGGCGGCACTGATCGTCGTGCTGATCGGACTCGGGTTCGCGACGATGATGATCGGCATGGTGGTGCTGCTGCCGCTCGTCGGCCATGCCACGTGGCATGCCTACAAGGATCTCGTCGAGTAA
- a CDS encoding phosphoribosylaminoimidazolesuccinocarboxamide synthase: MATPLFESSIKSLQLLGRGKVRDIYAVDADKLLIVTSDRLSAFDVILPDPIPDKGRVLTAMANFWFSRLGHIVPNQLTGIDPESVVAADEREQVRGRALVVKRLKPLPIEAVVRGYVIGSGWKDYQDTGAICGIKLPAGLKQAAKLPAPIFTPASKAEVGDHDENISFEQAQTRCAAALVNELAGTGKNGAQLAAQARDAAIALYTEASNYAAGRGIIIADTKFEFGIDAAGTLHLIDEALTPDSSRFWPADSYREGISPPSYDKQYVRDYLETLTWNKTAPGPSLPAEVIARTAAKYREAYERLTGQPLA, translated from the coding sequence GTGGCCACTCCCCTGTTCGAATCCTCCATCAAGAGCCTGCAGCTGCTCGGGCGCGGCAAGGTGCGCGACATCTACGCCGTCGACGCCGACAAGCTGCTGATCGTCACCAGCGACCGCCTGTCCGCCTTCGACGTGATCCTGCCGGACCCGATCCCGGACAAGGGCCGCGTGCTGACCGCGATGGCGAACTTCTGGTTCTCGCGCCTCGGCCACATCGTGCCGAACCAGCTCACGGGCATCGATCCGGAGTCGGTTGTTGCCGCCGACGAGCGCGAACAGGTGCGCGGCCGCGCGCTGGTCGTCAAGCGCCTGAAGCCGCTGCCGATCGAGGCCGTGGTGCGCGGCTACGTGATCGGCTCGGGCTGGAAGGACTACCAGGACACGGGCGCGATCTGCGGCATCAAGCTGCCGGCGGGCCTCAAGCAGGCGGCGAAGCTGCCCGCGCCGATCTTCACGCCGGCCTCGAAGGCCGAAGTCGGCGACCACGACGAGAACATCTCATTCGAGCAGGCGCAGACGCGCTGCGCCGCCGCGCTCGTCAACGAACTCGCGGGCACGGGCAAGAACGGCGCCCAGCTCGCCGCGCAGGCGCGCGATGCGGCGATCGCGCTGTACACGGAAGCGTCCAACTATGCCGCCGGGCGCGGCATCATCATCGCCGACACGAAGTTCGAGTTCGGCATCGACGCGGCCGGTACGCTGCACCTCATCGACGAAGCCCTGACGCCCGACTCGTCGCGCTTCTGGCCCGCCGACAGCTACCGCGAGGGCATCAGCCCGCCGAGCTACGACAAACAGTACGTGCGCGACTATCTCGAGACGCTGACCTGGAACAAGACGGCGCCGGGCCCGTCACTGCCGGCCGAAGTGATTGCGCGCACCGCCGCGAAGTACCGCGAGGCCTACGAGCGCCTGACCGGCCAGCCCCTGGCCTGA
- a CDS encoding DUF3422 family protein has product MPLFDEYPLRQKLNDEVHARPPVTLETPEFVTYLAFLHVDGSAEREADHLRLLAEQFELPPPDTSSGHVFLDAGGFRLKWERHNEFTSYTFVRRIDDGGASDDNPLLDVPAAWRREIPGQLLVATHVELRGVDEVAPETVLAQLSPTGTTSVASQVADGAGWVFTDFHIADGFSRFLVLDTSLTPRQAGRTVQRLLEIETYRVMALLAFPVAKDVGRLLALAEDELADLMDAMGTATSPEDERQVLGRLTRLAAHVERSVARTTFRFGAAAAYYRLVRQRIDDLREVRVKGYPPVREFMERRLTPAIDTCATVARRQEDLSSRIARNSQLLRTRVEIELERQNQELLGQMNRRAKLQLRLQETVEGLSVVAITYYGSQLVQYLAKGVKDYIHPATPEVVTAASIPVIAGLVALGLRRMRRQLAAEEGGH; this is encoded by the coding sequence ATGCCCCTTTTCGACGAATATCCGCTACGCCAGAAACTGAACGACGAAGTCCACGCGCGCCCCCCGGTCACGCTGGAGACACCGGAGTTCGTCACCTACCTTGCCTTCCTGCACGTCGACGGCAGCGCCGAACGTGAGGCGGATCATCTGCGCCTGCTCGCCGAGCAGTTCGAACTGCCGCCGCCGGACACGTCCTCGGGCCACGTCTTCCTCGATGCCGGCGGGTTCCGCCTGAAGTGGGAGCGCCACAACGAATTCACCAGCTACACCTTCGTGCGTCGCATCGACGACGGCGGCGCGAGCGACGACAACCCCTTGCTCGACGTGCCTGCGGCATGGCGGCGCGAGATTCCCGGACAGCTGCTGGTCGCCACGCACGTCGAGCTGCGCGGCGTGGACGAGGTCGCCCCCGAGACGGTGCTCGCGCAGCTCTCGCCGACGGGCACGACCTCGGTGGCATCGCAGGTCGCGGACGGCGCGGGCTGGGTCTTCACCGATTTCCACATCGCCGACGGCTTTTCCCGCTTCCTCGTCCTCGACACCTCGCTGACCCCACGCCAGGCCGGTCGCACGGTGCAACGCCTGCTCGAGATCGAGACCTACCGCGTGATGGCCCTGCTCGCCTTTCCGGTCGCGAAGGACGTGGGGCGCCTGCTCGCGCTCGCCGAGGACGAGCTCGCCGACCTGATGGACGCGATGGGCACGGCGACCTCGCCGGAGGACGAGCGCCAGGTGCTCGGCCGCCTGACGCGGCTCGCCGCGCACGTCGAACGCTCGGTTGCGCGCACGACCTTCCGCTTCGGCGCGGCGGCCGCGTATTACCGGCTGGTGCGCCAGCGCATCGACGACCTGCGCGAGGTGCGCGTCAAGGGCTACCCGCCGGTGCGCGAGTTCATGGAGCGGCGCCTGACCCCGGCGATCGACACCTGTGCGACGGTGGCACGGCGGCAGGAAGACCTGTCGAGCCGCATCGCGCGCAACTCGCAGCTGCTGCGCACGCGCGTGGAGATCGAGCTGGAGCGCCAGAACCAGGAGCTGCTCGGCCAGATGAACCGCCGCGCCAAGCTGCAACTGCGCCTGCAGGAGACGGTGGAGGGGCTGTCGGTGGTCGCGATCACGTATTACGGTTCGCAGCTGGTGCAGTACCTCGCCAAGGGGGTGAAGGACTATATTCATCCGGCCACGCCCGAGGTCGTCACCGCGGCATCGATCCCCGTCATCGCGGGACTCGTCGCGCTGGGGCTGCGCCGCATGCGCCGTCAGCTCGCCGCCGAGGAAGGCGGTCATTGA
- a CDS encoding OmpA family protein: MKRTLIVAALSVLTIAGCAQNPFYGENAQTARGAAIGAGAGAILGNVVAGSGNRTTGGLVGAAIGATVGGLVGRQMDKQEAELRQQMAGTGVQVQRQGDTIRLQAPENITFDTGRADVKPQFQPVLSRLSQSIQQYPDTVVQIEGHTDSTGSASFNQTLSENRAESVRSYMAQRGVESNRLVAVGYGASRPVADNSTPQGRAQNRRVEVLIVPAQAQQQPGMMQPAPAPRY, encoded by the coding sequence ATGAAAAGAACATTGATTGTCGCGGCCCTGTCGGTCCTGACGATCGCCGGCTGCGCACAGAACCCTTTCTACGGCGAAAATGCCCAGACGGCGCGCGGAGCCGCCATTGGCGCCGGCGCGGGGGCGATCCTCGGCAACGTCGTCGCCGGTTCGGGCAACCGCACGACGGGTGGCCTCGTGGGCGCGGCGATCGGCGCGACCGTCGGCGGGCTGGTCGGGCGCCAGATGGACAAGCAGGAAGCCGAACTGCGCCAGCAGATGGCCGGCACCGGCGTGCAGGTGCAACGCCAGGGTGACACGATCCGCCTGCAAGCGCCCGAGAACATCACCTTCGATACCGGCCGCGCCGACGTGAAACCGCAGTTCCAGCCGGTGCTGTCGCGCCTTTCCCAAAGCATTCAGCAGTACCCCGACACCGTCGTGCAGATCGAGGGGCATACCGACTCGACCGGCTCGGCGAGCTTCAACCAGACGCTGTCCGAGAACCGCGCCGAGTCCGTACGCAGCTACATGGCCCAGCGCGGCGTGGAATCGAACCGGCTGGTCGCCGTCGGCTACGGCGCATCGCGCCCCGTCGCCGACAACAGCACGCCCCAAGGCCGCGCGCAGAACCGTCGCGTGGAAGTGCTGATCGTGCCTGCACAGGCCCAGCAGCAGCCCGGCATGATGCAGCCGGCCCCTGCTCCGCGCTACTGA
- a CDS encoding putative bifunctional diguanylate cyclase/phosphodiesterase: protein MTPIKTIRGLLLTAAVVFSTALAVATQYVVSGLHERSIREEAMRDASTFAEMTFQSMFQLMRTGWTRTQLEEFIRAIEHSVDKTSHQIAIYRAPRVTELFGEIRQREMDAAILEVIATGESRRVDDGPEVRFINPLRAEAECRQCHTNSKPGEVLGVIDVRQDIRPLLDAGNRQFMFAFAPVVPVAIVATLLMVVYIRRRLNKAIAGFATNIRSISRLSDLKLLEKASLDFGFSEFSPVATEVKQLIERVRSVAVDKEMLEFEIRLLEKFILTSDVVKDWREYVNRLLIDIDGVMPAYALFSIFKTGDDIFDLEVFWRYTPSTESRQLFEETVRESLRRNPYFADGYAVRIEHNIADSSRSSPELVRNDIEVQTKSLLVEAPKIGGIVGIGMQAQAGADTTRWLVVESILSTLLNVVGSVKAIDKYTKDLEYYATRDPLTNLYNQRVFWELLDSEATRSGRHGYKFGLLMIDADNFKSVNDTYGHGFGDVFLQEVATAIRRAIREDDLLARYGGDEFVAILPETDLAGTIEVAQRIIDAVTSLSIETPDSTRVSGSLSIGMAVYPDHAIETKDLFLFADSMMYRAKADGKGRVAIPTEQDVVEVFRSLSEKSMLILAAVEARGVIPYYQPIIDPRTGRVEALEVLSRIRLEDGSILVADAFVAIAEKMGLMHKLDYILMERALEAAVAADYQGLLFLNMSPRALVLTDFVQETRRIAGASGFDPARIVFEITERETIKNMALLERFINTLRGEGFRLAIDDFGSGFSSFHYVKRFPIDFLKIEGDFILGMKHNDKDRALVRSIVALARDLGIRTVAEYVEDAEVLGKVIDQSIDLAQGYHIQRPTPSIEQAIGIGS, encoded by the coding sequence ATGACTCCGATCAAGACCATACGCGGACTCCTGCTGACTGCTGCCGTCGTGTTCTCGACTGCGCTCGCGGTCGCCACCCAGTACGTCGTCTCCGGCCTCCACGAGCGCTCGATCCGCGAGGAAGCGATGCGCGACGCGAGCACCTTCGCGGAAATGACCTTCCAGTCGATGTTCCAGCTGATGCGCACCGGCTGGACGCGCACACAGCTCGAGGAGTTCATCCGCGCGATCGAGCACTCCGTCGACAAGACCTCGCACCAGATCGCGATCTACCGCGCACCGCGCGTCACCGAACTGTTCGGCGAGATCCGTCAGCGCGAGATGGATGCCGCGATCCTCGAGGTGATCGCGACGGGCGAGAGCCGCCGCGTGGACGACGGCCCCGAGGTGCGCTTCATCAATCCCCTGCGCGCCGAGGCGGAATGCCGCCAATGCCACACCAACTCCAAGCCCGGCGAAGTGCTGGGCGTGATCGACGTGCGCCAGGACATCCGGCCGCTCCTCGACGCCGGCAACCGCCAGTTCATGTTTGCCTTCGCCCCGGTGGTGCCGGTGGCGATCGTGGCAACACTGCTGATGGTGGTCTATATCCGCCGCCGGCTGAACAAGGCGATTGCGGGCTTTGCGACGAACATTCGCTCCATCAGCCGGCTTTCCGACCTCAAGCTGCTTGAAAAGGCTTCGCTCGATTTCGGCTTCAGCGAATTCAGCCCGGTCGCCACGGAAGTGAAGCAGCTCATCGAACGCGTGCGCAGCGTGGCCGTCGATAAGGAGATGCTCGAGTTCGAGATCCGTCTGCTGGAGAAATTCATCCTCACCTCCGACGTCGTCAAGGACTGGCGCGAGTACGTGAACCGCCTGCTCATCGACATCGACGGCGTGATGCCGGCCTATGCGCTGTTCTCGATCTTCAAGACCGGCGACGACATCTTCGATCTCGAGGTGTTCTGGCGCTACACACCGTCGACGGAGAGCCGGCAGCTGTTCGAGGAGACGGTGCGCGAATCGCTCCGCCGCAATCCCTACTTCGCCGACGGCTACGCGGTGCGCATCGAGCACAACATTGCCGACAGCTCGCGCAGTTCGCCCGAACTGGTGCGCAACGACATCGAGGTGCAGACGAAGTCGCTGCTGGTCGAGGCCCCCAAGATCGGCGGCATCGTCGGCATCGGCATGCAGGCCCAGGCCGGCGCGGACACGACACGCTGGCTGGTGGTCGAGAGCATCCTGTCGACGCTGCTGAACGTGGTCGGCTCGGTCAAGGCGATCGACAAGTACACCAAGGATCTCGAGTACTACGCGACGCGCGATCCGCTCACCAACCTCTACAACCAGCGCGTGTTCTGGGAGCTGCTCGACAGCGAGGCCACGCGCTCGGGCCGTCACGGCTACAAGTTCGGCCTGCTGATGATCGACGCCGACAACTTCAAGTCGGTGAACGACACCTACGGCCACGGCTTCGGCGACGTGTTCCTCCAGGAGGTCGCGACGGCCATCCGGCGTGCGATCCGCGAGGACGACCTGCTGGCGCGCTACGGTGGCGACGAGTTCGTTGCGATCCTCCCCGAGACCGACCTCGCGGGCACCATCGAGGTCGCCCAGCGCATCATCGATGCCGTCACCTCACTATCCATCGAGACCCCGGACAGCACCCGCGTAAGCGGCTCGCTGTCGATCGGCATGGCGGTCTATCCGGATCACGCCATCGAGACCAAGGACCTCTTCCTGTTCGCCGACAGCATGATGTATCGCGCCAAGGCCGACGGCAAAGGCCGCGTGGCGATCCCGACCGAACAGGACGTGGTCGAGGTGTTCCGCTCGCTGTCCGAGAAGAGCATGCTGATCCTCGCGGCAGTCGAGGCGCGCGGAGTGATCCCCTACTACCAGCCCATCATCGACCCGAGAACGGGCAGAGTGGAGGCGCTCGAGGTGCTCTCGCGCATCCGCCTCGAGGACGGCTCCATCCTCGTCGCCGACGCCTTCGTCGCGATCGCCGAGAAGATGGGCCTGATGCACAAGCTCGACTACATCCTGATGGAGCGCGCCCTCGAGGCCGCGGTCGCCGCGGACTACCAGGGTCTGCTGTTCCTCAACATGTCGCCGCGCGCGCTGGTGCTCACCGATTTCGTGCAGGAGACGCGGCGCATCGCCGGCGCATCGGGTTTCGACCCGGCGCGCATCGTGTTCGAGATCACCGAGCGCGAAACGATCAAGAACATGGCCCTGCTCGAACGCTTCATCAACACCCTGCGCGGCGAAGGCTTCCGCCTCGCGATCGACGACTTCGGCTCGGGCTTTTCGTCCTTCCACTACGTGAAGCGCTTCCCGATCGACTTCCTCAAGATCGAAGGCGACTTCATCCTCGGCATGAAGCACAACGACAAGGACCGCGCCCTGGTGCGCAGCATCGTCGCGCTCGCGCGTGACCTGGGCATCCGCACGGTGGCCGAATACGTCGAGGATGCCGAAGTGCTGGGCAAGGTGATCGACCAATCGATCGACCTCGCCCAGGGCTATCACATCCAGCGTCCGACGCCATCCATCGAGCAGGCCATCGGCATCGGAAGCTGA
- a CDS encoding methyltransferase family protein — protein MSPSAAQLATLVAAWALYGSIHSLLASFTAKEFVARRWPAAAHAYRLTFNAVAALLLVPPAWLTFALRGPLLWEWSGIGAWLANAVALGALAGFLWTTRHYDMDSFSGLAQWRTRTHSPADQEGRLHLSPLHRIVRHPWYFLGLLILWTRDMDAARLTSSLCITAYLWIGSLLEERKLLALHGARYARYRAAVAGLIPLPGRILTRAQARALLAEGDSPAGNKALRNGGGGV, from the coding sequence ATGTCACCTTCCGCCGCACAGCTCGCCACCCTCGTCGCAGCATGGGCGCTGTACGGATCGATTCATTCGCTGCTCGCCTCGTTCACGGCGAAGGAATTCGTCGCACGGCGCTGGCCTGCCGCAGCGCACGCCTACCGGCTGACCTTCAACGCGGTCGCGGCCCTGCTGCTCGTGCCGCCCGCGTGGCTCACCTTCGCACTGCGCGGCCCGCTGCTGTGGGAATGGTCGGGCATCGGCGCCTGGCTTGCGAACGCCGTCGCGCTGGGCGCCCTGGCGGGCTTCCTGTGGACCACGCGCCATTACGACATGGACAGCTTTTCCGGCCTCGCGCAGTGGCGCACCCGAACGCATTCGCCAGCAGACCAGGAAGGCCGCCTGCATCTGTCGCCGCTCCACCGCATCGTGCGTCATCCCTGGTACTTCCTCGGCCTGCTGATCCTCTGGACACGCGACATGGATGCCGCCCGGCTCACGTCCTCGCTGTGCATCACCGCCTACCTGTGGATTGGCTCGCTGTTGGAAGAGCGCAAGCTCCTCGCCCTGCACGGCGCGCGCTACGCCCGCTACCGCGCCGCCGTCGCGGGGCTGATCCCCTTACCAGGGCGCATCCTCACGCGCGCCCAGGCCCGGGCGCTCCTCGCCGAAGGTGATTCCCCTGCAGGCAACAAGGCTTTGCGTAACGGGGGCGGCGGAGTATAG
- a CDS encoding glutathione peroxidase, whose protein sequence is MIRAFLPVACAALFLPLGATAAGQADGLAYLDHSLRLLHSEEVVNLRQRYGGKPLLLVNTASHCGYTGQFKALEALHKTYKDRGLKVVGFASNDFRQEAANEAEAAQVCFVNYGVSFDMFAPIGVSGDGAHPVFRELARQSGAPRWNFHKYVVDRNGKVIAAFPSRVEPDSREVREAIERAL, encoded by the coding sequence ATGATCCGCGCATTCCTCCCGGTGGCGTGTGCCGCCCTGTTCCTTCCCCTCGGCGCGACCGCAGCCGGCCAGGCCGACGGGCTTGCCTACCTAGATCACTCCCTGCGCTTGCTGCATTCCGAAGAAGTCGTCAACCTGCGCCAGCGTTATGGCGGGAAGCCGCTGCTGCTCGTCAACACCGCCAGCCACTGCGGCTACACGGGACAGTTCAAGGCGCTCGAAGCCCTGCACAAGACATACAAGGACCGCGGCCTGAAGGTCGTCGGCTTCGCCTCGAACGACTTTCGCCAGGAGGCCGCCAACGAGGCGGAGGCCGCGCAGGTGTGTTTCGTGAATTACGGGGTGAGCTTCGACATGTTCGCGCCGATCGGGGTCAGCGGCGACGGCGCTCACCCTGTGTTCCGCGAACTGGCGCGACAATCCGGCGCTCCGCGCTGGAATTTCCACAAGTACGTGGTGGACCGCAATGGCAAGGTGATCGCCGCGTTCCCGAGCCGGGTCGAGCCGGATTCGCGCGAAGTGCGCGAGGCGATCGAGCGCGCGCTCTAG
- a CDS encoding diguanylate cyclase translates to MNLNRKMTLLFGGIAVGTLVMLILISLYAFRSYSIASSTAHVRTAAEVVRVHLTEAMIQGVIDKREQFLNRLVEVQGLRTARVVRSLHVNEQFGAGMNREMNADEIEKLVLADGQPRYEIRDEAGDSVFRGTIPFAASSRGTPNCLQCHKVSEGTVLGAVTMELSLSELKAKALTTVTWISITMAVFAALSIVLARRLILPVGSTAQAVERAVQRALKGDFKGRVEKRTDDEIGQIASETNNLLTFLDDGLARISQRVVQLTGRTLRQDDNQLEVAIDMVNGLADASSFKQAIEEDETKSEIFDRFGRVLTDQFGVREFSIYETSGPKQLEPFMVDGVQGSPCRWCDPQILVRSDMCRAKRSGHAVDGLTQPGICYAFKQPEEAGEMRRHYCVPIMQSGSVGSIVQIVVRESEAARFHAQVPYVNVYVREMAPVLEAKRLTETLRESSLRDAMTGLNNRRFLEEYVDTLVATARRRKTELAILVLDIDYFKMVNDTYGHDAGDAVLKSMAAVLRTSVRASDMVIRFGGEEFLIVLQETEADNALRVAENIRATVEELKIQVGGAILKKTISIGLAMFPEDSETFWQSVKFADVALYRAKEEGRNRVVRFRPEMWEGHADSY, encoded by the coding sequence ATGAATCTGAATCGTAAGATGACCCTGCTGTTCGGCGGCATCGCGGTTGGCACGCTGGTGATGCTGATCCTGATCAGCCTGTATGCCTTCCGCAGCTATTCCATCGCCTCGTCGACCGCGCACGTGCGCACGGCCGCGGAAGTCGTCCGCGTCCATCTGACCGAGGCGATGATCCAGGGCGTCATCGACAAGCGCGAGCAGTTCCTCAACCGTCTGGTCGAGGTCCAGGGTCTGCGCACCGCGCGGGTCGTGCGCTCCTTGCATGTGAATGAGCAGTTCGGCGCCGGCATGAACCGCGAAATGAATGCCGACGAAATCGAAAAGCTCGTGCTTGCGGACGGTCAGCCCCGTTACGAGATTCGCGACGAAGCAGGCGACTCGGTATTCCGCGGCACCATTCCGTTCGCCGCCTCTTCGAGAGGTACGCCCAACTGCCTGCAGTGCCACAAGGTCAGCGAGGGCACCGTGCTCGGCGCGGTGACCATGGAGCTGTCGCTCTCCGAACTCAAGGCGAAGGCGCTCACGACCGTGACCTGGATCAGCATCACGATGGCCGTTTTCGCGGCCCTCTCCATCGTGCTTGCGCGGCGCCTGATCCTTCCCGTGGGCTCGACCGCGCAGGCCGTTGAGCGCGCGGTGCAGCGCGCCTTGAAGGGCGACTTCAAGGGGCGCGTGGAGAAGCGCACCGATGACGAGATCGGCCAGATCGCAAGCGAAACCAACAACCTGCTCACCTTCCTCGATGACGGCCTGGCGCGCATCAGCCAGCGCGTGGTGCAGCTCACCGGGCGCACCCTGAGGCAGGACGACAACCAGCTCGAGGTCGCGATCGACATGGTCAATGGCCTGGCCGACGCCTCCAGCTTCAAGCAGGCGATCGAGGAGGACGAGACCAAGTCCGAAATTTTCGACCGCTTCGGGCGCGTGCTGACCGACCAGTTCGGCGTGCGCGAATTCTCCATCTACGAGACGTCCGGGCCGAAGCAGCTGGAACCCTTCATGGTCGATGGCGTGCAGGGCAGTCCGTGCCGCTGGTGCGATCCGCAGATCCTCGTGCGCAGCGACATGTGCCGCGCCAAGCGCTCCGGCCACGCCGTCGACGGGCTCACCCAGCCGGGCATCTGCTACGCGTTCAAGCAGCCCGAGGAAGCGGGCGAGATGCGGCGCCACTATTGCGTACCCATCATGCAGTCCGGCTCGGTGGGCAGCATCGTCCAGATCGTGGTGCGCGAATCCGAGGCCGCGCGTTTCCACGCCCAGGTGCCGTACGTGAACGTCTACGTGCGCGAGATGGCGCCCGTGCTGGAGGCCAAGCGCCTGACGGAGACGCTGCGCGAGTCGTCGCTGCGCGACGCGATGACCGGCCTGAACAATCGCCGCTTCCTCGAGGAATACGTCGACACCCTGGTCGCCACGGCACGCCGGCGCAAGACCGAACTGGCCATTCTGGTGCTGGACATCGACTACTTCAAGATGGTCAACGACACCTACGGCCACGACGCCGGCGACGCCGTGCTCAAGTCGATGGCCGCCGTGTTGAGGACATCGGTGCGGGCATCCGACATGGTCATCCGCTTCGGCGGCGAGGAGTTCCTGATCGTCCTGCAGGAAACCGAGGCCGACAATGCGCTGCGTGTCGCCGAAAATATTCGCGCCACGGTCGAGGAACTGAAGATCCAGGTCGGCGGAGCGATTCTGAAGAAGACGATCTCGATCGGCCTCGCGATGTTCCCCGAAGACAGTGAAACCTTCTGGCAGTCCGTGAAATTCGCCGACGTGGCCCTCTATCGCGCGAAGGAGGAAGGGCGTAACCGCGTCGTGCGCTTCAGGCCCGAGATGTGGGAAGGTCACGCCGACTCGTACTGA
- the fba gene encoding class II fructose-bisphosphate aldolase (catalyzes the reversible aldol condensation of dihydroxyacetonephosphate and glyceraldehyde 3-phosphate in the Calvin cycle, glycolysis, and/or gluconeogenesis): MPLVSMRQLLDHAAENGYGLPAFNVNNLEQVQAIMEAAAEADSPVIMQASAGARKYAGEAFLRHLIDAAVEAYPQIPVVMHQDHGQSPAICMGAIRSGFSSVMMDGSLMEDGKTPSSYDYNVAVSREVVKFSHAIGVTVEAELGCLGSLETGQAGEEDGVGAEGTLDHSMLLTDPDQAADFVKQTDCDALAIAIGTSHGAYKFTRKPTGDILAIDRIKAIHARLPNTHLVMHGSSSVPQELLEVIRQYGGDMKETYGVPVEEIQTAIKFGVRKINIDTDIRLAMTGAVRKFLFENPSKFDPREFLKPAREAAKLVCKARFEAFGCAGQASRIKPMSLEKIAARYKSGELTQIVR, from the coding sequence ATGCCCCTCGTTTCCATGCGCCAGCTGCTCGATCATGCCGCCGAAAACGGCTACGGTTTACCGGCGTTCAACGTCAACAACCTCGAGCAGGTCCAGGCGATCATGGAAGCCGCGGCCGAAGCGGACAGCCCCGTGATCATGCAGGCGTCGGCCGGCGCACGCAAATACGCCGGCGAAGCCTTTCTGCGCCACCTGATCGACGCCGCCGTCGAGGCCTATCCGCAGATCCCGGTCGTGATGCACCAGGACCACGGCCAGTCGCCGGCGATCTGCATGGGCGCGATCCGCTCGGGCTTCTCCAGCGTAATGATGGATGGCTCGCTGATGGAAGACGGCAAGACGCCGTCCTCCTATGACTACAACGTTGCGGTGAGCCGCGAGGTGGTGAAGTTCTCGCACGCCATCGGCGTGACCGTGGAAGCCGAACTGGGCTGCCTCGGCTCGCTCGAGACCGGCCAGGCCGGTGAAGAGGATGGCGTTGGCGCGGAAGGCACGTTGGACCACTCGATGCTGCTGACCGACCCCGACCAGGCCGCCGACTTCGTCAAGCAGACCGACTGCGACGCGCTGGCGATCGCGATCGGCACGAGCCACGGCGCCTACAAGTTCACGCGCAAGCCCACCGGCGACATCCTCGCGATCGACCGCATCAAGGCGATCCACGCGCGCCTGCCGAACACCCACCTGGTGATGCACGGCTCCTCCAGCGTGCCGCAGGAGCTGCTCGAGGTCATCCGCCAGTACGGCGGCGACATGAAGGAAACCTACGGCGTGCCGGTCGAGGAGATCCAGACCGCGATCAAGTTCGGCGTGCGCAAGATCAACATCGACACCGACATCCGCCTCGCAATGACCGGTGCAGTGCGCAAGTTCCTGTTCGAGAACCCGTCGAAGTTCGATCCGCGCGAGTTCCTGAAGCCCGCCCGCGAAGCCGCCAAACTGGTGTGCAAGGCGCGTTTCGAGGCCTTCGGCTGCGCCGGCCAGGCGAGCCGCATCAAGCCCATGTCGCTGGAAAAGATCGCCGCGCGCTACAAGTCCGGCGAGCTCACCCAAATCGTCCGCTGA